The following proteins are encoded in a genomic region of Catharus ustulatus isolate bCatUst1 chromosome 4, bCatUst1.pri.v2, whole genome shotgun sequence:
- the LOC116995369 gene encoding potassium voltage-gated channel subfamily A member 1 has protein sequence MTVMAGENMDETSALPGHPQDSYQPAAHDDHECCERVVINIAGLRFETQLKTLAQFPNTLLGNPKKRMRYFDPLRNEYFFDRNRPSFDAILYYYQSGGRLRRPVNVPLDMFSEEIKFYELGEEAMEKFREDEGFIKDEERPLPEGEYQRQVWLLFEYPESSGPARVIAIVSVMVILISIVIFCLETLPELKEDKEYTVHRTDNTTQVYKSNIFTDPFFVVETLCIIWFSFELVVRFFACPSKTDFFKNIMNFIDIVAIIPYFITLGTEMAEREGTQKGEQATSLAILRVIRLVRVFRIFKLSRHSKGLQILGQTLKASMRELGLLIFFLFIGVILFSSAVYFAEAEEPESHFTSIPDAFWWAVVSMTTVGYGDMYPVTIGGKIVGSLCAIAGVLTIALPVPVIVSNFNYFYHRETEGEEQAQLLHVSSPNLASDSDLSRRSSSTISKSEYMEIEEDMNNSIDNFREANLRTGNCTVANQNCVNKSKLLTDV, from the coding sequence ATGACCGTGATGGCTGGAGAGAACATGGACGAGACTTCTGCGCTACCTGGCCACCCCCAGGATAGCTACCAGCCCGCTGCCCACGACGACCACGAGTGCTGTGAGCGCGTGGTGATAAACATTGCGGGACTGCGCTTCGAGACGCAGCTGAAGACTTTAGCCCAGTTCCCCAACACGCTGCTGGGCAACCCCAAGAAGCGCATGCGCTACTTCGACCCGCTCCGCAACGAGTACTTCTTCGACCGCAACCGGCCCAGCTTCGACGCCATCCTCTACTACTACCAGTCCGGGGGGCGGCTGCGCCGGCCCGTCAATGTCCCCCTGGACATGTTCTCTGAGGAGATCAAATTTTATGAGCTGGGTGAGGAGGCCATGGAGAAGTTCCGGGAAGATGAAGGGTTCATTAAAGATGAGGAGAGACCCTTGCCGGAGGGGGAGTACCAGCGCCAAGTGTGGCTCCTCTTTGAGTACCCAGAGAGCTCTGGGCCGGCAAGGGTTATTGCCATAGTCTCTGTCATGGTGATCCTCATCTCCATCGTGATCTTCTGCCTAGAGACATTGCCTGAGCTGAAGGAGGACAAGGAGTACACAGTGCACCGCACTGACAACACCACCCAGGTCTACAAATCCAACATCTTCACAGATCCCTTCTTTGTGGTGGAGACCCTGTGCATCATCTGGTTCTCCTTTGAGCTGGTGGTGCGCTTCTTTGCTTGCCCTAGCAAGACTGATTTCTTCAAGAACATAATGAACTTCATTGACATTGTGGCCATCATCCCTTACTTCATCACCCTGGGCACCGAGATGGCCGAGCGGGAGGGGACTCAGAAAGGAGAGCAGGCCACCTCCTTGGCCATCCTGAGAGTCATCAGACTGGTAAGAGTCTTTCGAATCTTCAAACTCTCCCGGCACTCTAAGGGCCTCCAGATTTTGGGACAGACCCTCAAAGCGAGTATGAGAGAGCTAGGTTTACTaatcttcttcctcttcattgGGGTGATTTTGTTCTCTAGTGCGGTATATTTTGCTGAGGCTGAAGAACCTGAGTCTCATTTCACAAGTATCCCTGATGCTTTCTGGTGGGCGGTGGTATCCATGACCACTGTGGGCTATGGTGACATGTACCCTGTGACAATTGGAGGCAAAATCGTAGGCTCCTTGTGTGCCATCGCTGGTGTGCTGACAATTGCCCTGCCTGTACCTGTCATCGTGTCCAACTTCAACTACTTCTACCACCGAGAAACAGAAGGGGAAGAACAGGCTCAGTTACTTCACGTTAGCTCCCCTAATTTAGCATCTGACAGTGATCTCAGTCGCCGCAGCTCCTCCACAATCAGCAAATCTGAGTACATGGAAATCGAAGAGGATATGAATAATAGCATAGACAATTTTAGAGAGGCTAATCTCAGAACTGGCAACTGCACTGTAGCCAACCAAAACTGCGTTAATAAAAGCAAGCTGCTGACTGATGtgtaa